Proteins from a single region of Kluyveromyces lactis strain NRRL Y-1140 chromosome A complete sequence:
- the MAK16 gene encoding ribosome biosynthesis protein MAK16 (some similarities with uniprot|P10962 Saccharomyces cerevisiae YAL025C MAK16 Essential nuclear protein required for normal concentration of free 60S ribosomal subunits required for maintenance of M1 satellite double- stranded RNA of the L-A virus) produces the protein MSDEIIWQVINQHFCAYKVKTDKGQNFCRNEYNVTGLCSRQACPLANSKYATVKNVDGTLYLYMKTAERAHTPAKLWERVKLSKNYTKALAQIDEHLLYWNKFLIHKCKQRMTKLTQVMITERRLALREEERHYVGIAPKVKRREENRERKALSAAKIEKAIEKELLERLKSGVYGDKPLNVDEKIWKKVMGRVEDEDLDEEENDWDEEEESDEGEVEFVEDEDAEDEMVDMEDLEKWLGGSDTSDYSSDEDSDEDSSDEDSDEEENPSKRQKKSTQTRKRHPKVEIEYEQELNSNQQELAQ, from the coding sequence ATGTCTGACGAGATCATTTGGCAGGTTATCAACCAGCACTTTTGTGCGTACAAAGTCAAAACTGATAAGGGACAGAACTTCTGTAGAAATGAATACAACGTAACAGGTTTATGTTCGAGACAAGCGTGTCCTTTGGCAAATAGTAAATATGCCACTGTAAAGAACGTGGACGGAACACTTTACTTGTACATGAAGACCGCGGAAAGAGCTCACACGCCTGCTAAATTGTGGGAAAGAGTGAAACTATCTAAGAATTACACAAAGGCATTAGCACAGATCGATGAACATTTACTGTATTGGAACAAGTTCTTAATTCATAAGTGTAAGCAAAGGATGACAAAGCTTACACAAGTGATGATTACAGAGAGACGTTTGGCATTGAGAGAGGAGGAGAGACATTATGTCGGTATTGCTCCTAaggtgaaaagaagagaagagaaCCGAGAACGTAAGGCATTATCAGCCGCTAAGATTGAAAAGGCTATCGAAAAAGAATTGCTTGAGAGATTGAAGAGTGGTGTGTATGGTGATAAGCCTTTGAATGTGGATGAAAAGATCTGGAAGAAGGTCATGGGACGTGTAGAAGACGAGGacttggatgaagaagaaaacgattgggatgaggaagaagaaagcGATGAGGGAGAAGTCGAATTCgtagaagatgaagacgcTGAGGATGAGATGGTAGATATGGAAGATTTAGAAAAATGGCTCGGTGGTTCTGATACATCTGATTACAGCAGTGATGAGGACAGTGACGAAGACAGTAGCGACGAAGATagcgatgaagaagaaaaccCATCTAAGagacaaaagaaatctaCACAAACCAGAAAGAGACATCCTAAGGTTGAAATCGAATATGAACAGGAACTAAATTCCAACCAACAAGAACTTGCACAATGA
- the LTE1 gene encoding mitotic regulator LTE1 (similar to uniprot|P07866 Saccharomyces cerevisiae YAL024C LTE1 Putative GDP/GTP exchange factor required for mitotic exit at low temperatures acts as a guanine nucleotide exchange factor (GEF) for Tem1p which is a key regulator of mitotic exit physically associates with Ras2p-GTP): MSEVVEKADENVVPLFSRPELYPVPSESVLTVDLRDGTVRILKCTLPALLVQLSSPLDKVDYSMLTDFFLVYRNFMSSQKLLDLIQERFQWAIDLRQSDPSSQEKITSEVILVRMFVLVRHWLSNYFAQDFVVDTSLRRQFLQFINGYSPVDRFLDNIIISLKKLWVQNVQIMWEDLENLIVENNVVSRDDWLKWEIEDVPSGSSSETGEGSTKGKRLSFIALQNINNPVLRNESLLSLLHTREKIPLPQQSEDESKKQSTRIKQRTGSMLLFPENASNGLSINEKLTASGVSPEATPKQEREITDPKNSKDNKHILPQLSRVTNVSYMMKDLEYPSTPSVDIFVPPTPAKNIEFILQTSYMETDLPEQSNGSDSTNTVNGNNTNHKGILGLLSKWKLNHQRKPTVNPVQNPPRVENLIKYVFSISSLDNHANPLPDSLSSMFDILSARTIDEVEYLVSVESDLLAKLEAKKLTTEISKLETNEDESQDYSVIDNLNLYKTVSSIANSVISLSKTLNVRTNKSTTHLLSPSTSALERKNIRNSAPMLYSYNNSRYSITNALMGLPNTNDNSSPKRLVFHDPTRNSPTKKAILANNLNNIGEYNGERDSITSIVTYDSAFSDISSSGNILSQHKGSSNIFMESAPTLKRKLNVNDLRRFNFEKSDSTDDRSCSPQNREATETSATSMESDANDNAIQDEYENENEDIASLITAYEESTSEIDTQCQNNAQIRRPTSGRISITRNYSVASPNSLRSILPKSPLILGNEVFIERDKALAANQDIISELEETTSLLLNDNDRKFTVSRGSVCNDSDSQSISTNLLFSSAQASPQKLVIKEVDVIQEKSEHPDVPTPVLCKQPISKLSETPSIKSIGSRDSEESFDLTSIASKPNRAQSTTLREKYHLEKQATNDIFEEDVENLNPENNKYLFSPDTDSIDFASPEKNLDDLKQQFIDQSTDEQTSLDEEEIATQDNENKDHGIDKKKLEDIMNGIDDTADTSMDPVNLALMKLEGTYDKGEKEIDDKSPSINSELAREVENFQIVQTAALPESARKRQSMFIQRRRNTMIDFSVRDSLIDKDSSCTRLENTDEQIRNLLNQYTLTDSRLKIDNLEQHIPFILMYDSKSVANQLTLIEKEILSEVDWKDLLDLTMSEQLPQFTSWLQLLVQNENLSGIDLAIARFNLTVDWIISEIVMTQDIRLRRNTIQRFIHIAEHCKELQNYNTLMEIILALNSIVVQKFTETWRLVEPGDLLTWETLKAIPSLEKNYSNIRQLIDEVEPLSGCIPFIVVYLSDLSLNIEKRTWIVHDEVLNYNKFQTNVQIVKNFVQKMQWSKFYNIDIDHELLSKCVYITSLSHDEINSISHKSPI, from the coding sequence ATGTCTGAGGTCGTTGAAAAGGCTGACGAAAACGTTGTGCCGTTATTTAGTCGACCTGAATTGTACCCTGTGCCTAGTGAAAGTGTACTGACTGTAGATTTACGCGATGGTACAGTACGAATTCTTAAATGTACGCTTCCTGCACTTCTAGTGCAGCTCTCATCGCCGCTAGATAAAGTCGACTATTCAATGCTGACGGATTTCTTTCTAGTCTACAGAAATTTCATGAGTTCTCAGAAATTGCTGGATCTAATTCAAGAGAGATTCCAATGGGCGATTGACTTGCGTCAATCTGACCCTAGTTCCCAAGAGAAAATTACATCCGAGGTTATACTGGTACGGATGTTTGTGCTGGTAAGGCATTGGCTGTCTAACTATTTCGCACAAGATTTTGTCGTCGACACGTCGTTGCGTCGtcaattccttcaattcatcaacgGATACTCTCCAGTTGACAGGTTCCTGGACAATATTATAATTAGtttaaaaaaattatgGGTTCAGAACGTTCAAATTATGTGGGAGGATTTAGAAAATCTCATAGTGGAAAATAACGTTGTATCGCGCGATGATTGGCTCAAGTGGGAAATAGAGGACGTACCGtctggttcttcttcggAAACAGGTGAAGGAAGCACGAAGGGGAAGCGACTTAGCTTTATTGCATTACAAAATATAAACAACCCGGTACTCAGGAACGAATCCTTACTCTCGTTATTGCACACCAGAGAGAAGATACCTCTACCACAACAATCAGAAGATGAATCCAAGAAACAGAGCACACGTATCAAACAGAGAACTGGATCAATGCTTTTGTTCCCAGAAAATGCTTCCAACGGACTTTCTATTAACGAAAAACTAACGGCTTCAGGAGTCTCGCCAGAGGCCACTCCGAAACAGGAGAGAGAAATAACAGACCCCAAGAATTCGAAAGATAACAAACATATCCTACCGCAGTTGTCCAGGGTCACTAACGTTTCTTATATGATGAAAGATTTGGAATACCCTTCAACCCCTTCAGTGGACATCTTCGTCCCACCAACACCAGCGAAGAATATAGAGTTTATCTTGCAGACGTCGTACATGGAAACAGATCTTCCAGAACAATCTAATGGCTCAGATTCGACGAATACCGTAAATGGCAATAACACAAATCACAAAGGAATACTGGGTCTATTGTCTAAATGGAAAttaaatcatcaaagaaaaccaaCTGTAAATCCTGTCCAAAACCCACCAAGGGTTGAAAATCTAATAAAATATGtattttccatttcttcattggACAATCATGCGAATCCATTGCCCGATTCGCTTTCTTCTAtgtttgatattttgagtGCAAGAACTATTGATGAGGTAGAATATCTTGTTTCTGTGGAAAGTGATCTTTTAGCAAAATTAGAAGCTAAAAAACTAACCACTGAAATATCTAAGTTGGAAACAAATGAGGATGAATCGCAGGATTATAGTGTTATTGATAATCTTAACCTTTACAAAACTGTTTCATCAATCGCTAACTCAGTGATATCGCTATCTAAAACTTTGAATGTCAGAACAAACAAGTCAACTACCCATCTGTTATCTCCTTCAACCTCGGCCCTTGAGAGGAAAAATATAAGAAACTCTGCACCAATGCTGTACTCTTACAATAATTCTAGATACAGCATCACGAATGCCTTAATGGGACTACCTAATACCAATGACAACAGCAGTCCAAAAAGATTGGTTTTCCATGATCCGACAAGGAACTCTCCTACAAAGAAGGCCATACTTGCAAATAACCTGAACAACATAGGAGAATATAACGGTGAAAGAGACTCTATTACTTCTATTGTCACTTATGACTCTGCATTTTCAgatatttcatcttctgggAATATCTTGAGTCAACATAAAGGGAGTAGTAATATTTTCATGGAATCTGCCccaactttgaaaagaaagctGAATGTTAATGACCTTCGTAGGTTCAATTTCGAGAAATCTGATTCGACAGATGACAGATCCTGTTCACCACAAAATAGAGAAGCAACGGAGACGAGTGCAACTTCAATGGAAAGTGATGCAAATGATAATGCTATCCAAGATGAGTATGAAAAcgaaaatgaagatattgCATCGTTAATAACTGCATATGAAGAAAGTACGTCTGAAATTGATACCCAATGTCAAAACAACGCCCAAATTAGAAGACCCACAAGTGGCAGAATTAGTATAACAAGAAACTACAGTGTTGCCTCTCCCAACTCTTTGAGGTCCATTCTCCCTAAATCTCCTCTCATTTTGGGCAATGAAGTTTTTATCGAAAGAGATAAAGCTTTGGCTGCAAACCAGGACATTATATCGGAATTAGAAGAGACGACATCTCTCTTACTAAATGATAATGACAGAAAGTTTACAGTCAGCCGAGGTTCAGTATGTAACGACTCGGACTCTCAAAGCATCTCCACAAATTTGCTGTTTAGTTCTGCCCAAGCTTCACCCCAAAAATTGGtaatcaaagaagttgatgTCATTCAAGAGAAATCGGAGCATCCCGATGTCCCTACGCCAGTATTATGCAAACAACCTATTTCAAAGCTTTCTGAGACTCCAAGTATAAAGTCAATAGGAAGTCGTGATTCAGAAGAATCCTTTGATCTCACGTCGATTGCTAGTAAACCAAATCGCGCACAATCCACAACTCTGAGAGAGAAATATCATCTAGAAAAACAGGCAACTAATGACATTTTCGAGGAAGACGttgaaaacttgaatcCAGAGAATAACAAATACCTGTTTTCCCCAGACACTGATAGCATAGATTTTGCATCCCCAGAAAAGAACCTCGACGATTTAAAACAACAGTTTATTGACCAGTCAACTGATGAGCAAACGTCGTTAGATGAAGAGGAGATTGCTACTCAggataatgaaaataaagatCATGGAATtgataaaaagaaactagAGGACATTATGAATGGTATTGACGACACAGCTGATACTTCTATGGATCCTGTTAATCTTGCTTTAATGAAATTAGAAGGGACGTATGATAAAGGGGAAAAGGAAATAGATGATAAAAGTCCATCAATTAACAGCGAATTAGCCCGGgaagttgaaaatttccaaatcgTACAAACTGCAGCTCTTCCTGAAAGCGCTCGCAAAAGGCAATCCATGTTCATACAGAGAAGACGCAACACAATGATCGATTTTAGCGTTCGTGATTCACTCATTGACAAAGACTCCTCCTGCACCAGATTGGAAAATACTGATGAACAAATTCGTAATTTGTTAAACCAGTACACATTAACTGATTCAAGGCTTAAAATAGACAATTTAGAGCAACATATCCCGTTCATTCTGATGTATGATTCTAAATCTGTGGCAAACCAATTGACCTtgattgaaaaggaaattcTATCTGAAGTTGATTGGAAAGATCTATTGGATTTGACAATGAGTGAACAACTTCCACAATTTACCAGTTGGCTGCAATTATTGGTACAGAACGAAAACTTGTCGGGTATCGATTTAGCCATAGCAAGGTTCAACTTGACCGTGGATTGGATCATTTCTGAAATCGTAATGACTCAGGACATAAGGTTGAGAAGGAACACgatccaaagattcattCACATAGCCGAACACTGTAAAGAGTTACAAAATTACAATACTTTGATGGAAATCATCCTTGCATTAAACTCCATTGTCGTTCAGAAATTCACTGAAACATGGAGACTTGTCGAACCAGGCGATCTATTGACTTGGGAAACGTTGAAGGCCATACCATCCCTGGAAAAGAATTACAGTAACATTAGACAATTAATAGACGAAGTCGAACCACTTTCTGGATGCATTCCATTTATCGTGGTATACTTATCGGATCTATCTTTAAACATTGAGAAACGTACCTGGATTGTACATGACGAAGTGCTAAATTACAACAAATTCCAAACAAATGTTCAAATAGTGAAAAACTTCGTACAGAAGATGCAATGGTCCAAATTTTACAACATTGATATTGACCATGAGTTGTTAAGCAAGTGTGTTTACATCACATCATTGTCCCATGACgaaatcaattcaatttcacaTAAATCCCCAATTTAA
- a CDS encoding uncharacterized protein (conserved hypothetical protein), translated as MTSEIKEKEQFEIGVVGDTETGSIEVYDGEIKNVKSQQLEGTEHAVGLDLFQEVLDSDLKYDDKEYSKIRRKIDTWLLPVLCITYMLQFLDKLSLNYASAYSMKEDLGLVGNEYGNIAAIFNVGYLIGSIPANYVIQKLPVAKYTGVALFVWAILLIGHIGATNYSSMMALRFLLGLMEASISPSNMMMCAMFYNKREQPFRMCTFLSMNGVATMVGALLAYGLGHATNTSLQPWKLIFLVFGIMNLVWSAVFLYIAPDSPANAKFLTHEEKLKVIDHVSKNQMGIKDTKIKPDQFKEAMLDLNSWILAFIGLGCGVINGSTSNFISSLIKGFGFSGLNATLLQLPTGAIELVVVFAAGMVALFTNKNVRVILLFLTCIPTLGALIGIRLIPLSEKWSLVGCCWLLYIIGGPVIMCWVLINVTVAGSSKISTVKIVWFIFYTAGNICGSKIMYANEAPRYDSGMKGLITCYSGMMFLCIVYYFLMYYRNKKRDAEYGELTPEDEKEGVINGFKDLTDFQNQFFRYVY; from the coding sequence ATGACTTcagaaataaaagaaaaagaacaatttgaaatcgGCGTCGTTGGTGACACTGAGACTGGATCCATCGAGGTTTATGATGGAGAAATCAAAAACGTTAAATCACAACAATTGGAAGGTACTGAGCATGCTGTTGGCCTTGATCTCTTCCAAGAAGTTTTGGACAGTGACTTGAAATACGATGACAAAGAGTACTCCAAAATCAGACGTAAGATTGATACCTGGTTATTACCAGTGCTTTGTATCACATACATGCTTCAGTTCTTGGATAAGTTATCGTTGAATTATGCTTCTGCATATTCCATGAAGGAGGATCTTGGTCTTGTTGGGAATGAGTACGGTAATATTGCCGCTATCTTCAATGTCGGGTATTTGATCGGTTCCATTCCAGCAAACTACgttattcaaaaacttcCAGTGGCCAAATACACAGGTGTCGCCTTATTCGTTTGGGCAATTTTGTTGATTGGACATATTGGAGCTACGAACTACTCATCAATGATGGCATTGAGATTCTTATTAGGATTGATGGAAGCATCAATCTCTCCATCCAATATGATGATGTGTGCCATGTTTTACAACAAGAGAGAACAACCATTCAGAATGTGTACATTTTTGTCTATGAATGGTGTAGCGACAATGGTTGGTGCGCTATTGGCCTACGGGTTGGGTCATGCCACTAACACTTCTTTGCAACCATGGAAGTTGattttcttggttttcGGCATAATGAATCTTGTATGGTCCGCTGTGTTCTTGTACATTGCACCTGACTCTCCAGCTAATGCTAAATTCCTAACTCATGAggaaaaattgaaggtCATCGACCACGTTTCAAAGAACCAAATGGGTATCAAGGATACTAAAATAAAGCCAGATCAATTCAAGGAAGCCATGCTCGATTTGAACAGTTGGATTTTAGCGTTCATCGGTTTGGGTTGCGGTGTTATTAACGGTTCCACATCCAACTTCATTTCCTCTTTGATTAAAGGTTTCGGTTTCTCTGGCTTGAATGCAACTTTGTTACAATTACCTACAGGTGCCATTGAATTGGTGGTTGTGTTTGCAGCTGGTATGGTTGCCCTATTCACTAACAAAAACGTCCGTGTTATCCTATTGTTCTTGACATGTATCCCAACCCTCGGAGCTTTGATTGGAATCAGATTAATCCCATTAAGTGAAAAATGGAGTTTGGTAGGATGTTGTTGGTTATTGTACATCATTGGTGGTCCAGTGATTATGTGTTGGGTCTTAATTAATGTTACTGTTGCTGGCTCATCGAAGATATCTACAGTTAAGATCGTATGGTTTATTTTCTACACTGCGGGAAATATCTGTGGTTCCAAGATCATGTACGCTAACGAAGCGCCAAGATACGACTCCGGTATGAAGGGTTTGATCACCTGCTATAGTGGTATGATGTTCTTGTGTATCGTTTATTACTTCTTGATGTACtacagaaacaagaagagaGACGCTGAATACGGTGAACTAACcccagaagatgaaaaggaaggtGTCATCAATGGGTTCAAGGATTTAACAGATTTCCAAAACCAATTCTTCAGATACGTCTACTAA
- the LDB19 gene encoding Ldb19p (similar to uniprot|Q12502 Saccharomyces cerevisiae YOR322C) yields MGFPKFGSSKHNSSSSSLQALDYTNHDDHPIELSINIESPPCVLYGSATESSGALLGGLLTVTINDDLPEIQPCKSTPLTPVNSGQRKQLTNSLTTSLSHLSLSHAHHAHHQKSGDNLKRLASMSNLITPPKAITSVSLNSVELSLIQKVHYEKPFRPSAAVLNTCTNCKTKITEFHRWTIMNKPTELAVGQHSFPFSHLIPGNLPPTTHLGSNSHSTIKYELIAVATYKHPFKGKGESAKRVLQLNLPISITRSILRGSDKTSLRVFPPTELTANAVLPNVVYPKSTFSMELKLDGICSDDRRWRMRKLNWRIEEKVKVRAHGCQAHKAKLKQLEEKVKQDEERDRQIRKSSKPIKRSVDMGPQVKMTVNTFHDVLLQQLSRANTEAEDVDNPEDTTTAPSDEALRDEDHDTIPDTPTDFIHPNDDAMRQEIMQQQQRVRQQQIEEELKQESALYTEEVRTIANGEIKSGWKSDFSDKGTIELVTDIDCMRLNSGVTNPISHASTRNPCVLPNQDNVNVSCDMEDTNLGVYVSHLLFVEVIVAEEQLQNVNGGNRSRTGSTVSDTSKTASKPKNNADQRLAELSPIFADRENKPQPVIDNQPGNNVGPKIVGVPTGAARVLRMQFRVIMTERSGLGISWDDEVPPAYQDIRMLTPPRYQDVSTTLLHSTLSSPTITPPGESSLFTLETGNGAERAVTGSAPETRSNSSVRLNVNNAEYIRPPPALHHSANTSSTSIAFQFSDLDHVMSTQGAEPGFNSALTPQTTRMINVPTISELLDTDRITQ; encoded by the coding sequence ATGGGGTTCCCGAAGTTTGGAAGTTCAAAGCACAATTCATCATCTAGTTCGCTTCAAGCGTTGGATTATACAAACCATGATGATCATCCTATAGAACTCAGTATTAATATTGAATCACCACCATGTGTTCTTTACGGGTCCGCGACTGAATCATCTGGAGCTCTGCTAGGAGGTTTGCTTACAGTAACGATAAACGATGACCTACCTGAGATTCAACCGTGTAAATCAACCCCGCTTACTCCAGTGAACAGTGGTCAGAGGAAACAGCTAACGAACAGTTTAACAACATCTTTATCACATCTTTCACTTTCACATGCCCACCATGCTCATCACCAGAAGTCCGGGGACAATTTGAAACGATTGGCTTCGATGTCGAATCTGATAACCCCTCCTAAGGCGATCACATCCGTGTCGCTGAACTCAGTCGAATTGTCGTTAATCCAAAAGGTTCATTATGAAAAGCCATTCAGGCCATCTGCTGCAGTTCTCAACACTTGTACCAACTGTAAGACCAAGATTACCGAATTTCACAGGTGGACGATTATGAATAAACCTACAGAATTAGCGGTGGGTCAGCATAGTTTCCCATTCTCTCATTTGATTCCTGGGAACCTCCCGCCCACTACCCACCTTGGATCCAACTCTCATTCGACTATAAAATACGAACTTATCGCTGTGGCAACTTATAAGCATCCCTTCAAGGGCAAAGGTGAATCGGCTAAGAGGGTATTGCAATTAAATCTGCCAATATCGATTACGAGAAGTATACTAAGAGGTTCAGACAAGACATCTCTTAGAGTATTCCCACCAACTGAATTGACTGCTAATGCAGTTCTACCAAATGTCGTGTACCCTAAATCGACATTTTCAATGGAGTTGAAGCTAGATGGTATCTGTTCCGACGATCGAAGATGGAGAATGAGGAAGCTCAACTGGAGGATAGAGGAGAAAGTGAAAGTGAGAGCACATGGCTGCCAAGCGCATAAAGCGAAGTTGAAACAGCTAGAAGAGAAAGTAAAGCAAGATGAAGAACGTGATAGACAGATAAGGAAGTCGTCGAAGCCAATCAAGAGATCCGTAGATATGGGACCGCAAGTAAAGATGACTGTGAATACGTTCCACGATGTCCTCTTGCAACAATTATCTAGAGCAAATACAGAAGCAGAGGATGTGGACAATCCTGAAGATACAACCACGGCTCCATCTGATGAAGCACTTCGAGATGAAGACCACGATACTATCCCTGATACGCCCACCGATTTCATCCATCCGAATGACGACGCGATGAGACAAGAAATCatgcaacaacagcagaGAGTGAGACAACAACAAATCGAAGAAGAGCTGAAGCAAGAATCTGCGTTATATACGGAAGAAGTACGGACCATTGCCAACGGTGAAATTAAGAGTGGATGGAAATCAGATTTTTCTGATAAGGGAACCATCGAGCTAGTGACAGACATTGACTGTATGAGACTCAATTCTGGTGTTACCAATCCTATCAGCCATGCATCCACACGGAATCCATGCGTATTACCTAATCAAGATAACGTTAACGTTTCCTGTGACATGGAGGATACCAACCTCGGAGTATACGTGAGCCATTTACTATTCGTTGAGGTCATCGTTGCCGAAGAACAGTTGCAAAACGTTAATGGGGGTAATCGTAGCAGAACGGGCTCTACAGTTTCCGATACATCGAAGACCGCTTCCAAACCGAAAAACAACGCTGACCAGAGGTTAGCAGAGTTATCACCAATCTTCGCTGATAGAGAAAACAAACCACAACCCGTGATAGACAACCAACCGGGTAACAACGTTGGCCCAAAAATCGTCGGAGTACCAACCGGTGCTGCGCGTGTTCTACGGATGCAGTTCAGAGTCATAATGACAGAACGGTCGGGATTGGGGATCTCGTGGGACGACGAAGTCCCACCGGCGTACCAGGACATCAGAATGTTAACCCCTCCTAGGTATCAAGACGTCTCCACTACACTACTGCACAGCACCTTAAGCTCACCTACGATAACGCCTCCAGGGGAATCCTCATTATTCACCTTGGAAACCGGTAACGGTGCAGAACGTGCTGTGACAGGGTCTGCCCCTGAAACAAGGTCAAACTCCAGCGTACGTTTGAATGTCAATAACGCCGAGTACATCAGACCTCCACCAGCATTACACCATTCTGCGAACACGTCGTCTACATCGATAGCCTTCCAATTCTCAGACTTGGATCACGTGATGAGTACTCAAGGTGCAGAACCAGGGTTCAACTCGGCTCTAACGCCGCAAACGACAAGAATGATAAACGTTCCGACGATTTCTGAACTACTGGACACTGATAGAATCACACAGTAG